The Nitrososphaerota archaeon DNA window CACCTGCTGAGGTCGACTTCGGTCGTGAAGCGGATTTCATATGCCAGCCAGAAGGTGGAATACGAGACTTGCGACCTCGAAGCGCGCGAAGTACTTTCGTTGTCTTTCAAACCAGCGGTGATCTCCATCGACGGGAAGCCAGTCAAAGGCGCTAGCCGAAACGCAAGAGCGAAGTGGTCTGCGACGGGTCGCGGAGGGGTCTTATGCCTGTGGCACACGGGCAGGAAGGTCTCGATCTTGGGACAAGATTGAACGAGCTTACAGACTTAATACCAGAAGCTACCGTACCAACCTAGAGAATTGGGCGAGACGAACAAAGAGGTAGAGCACCTCTTCCTCGATTTCATGCAGATGAAAGACTTCGCGAAGGACCCGCTCGTGATGAAGAGCGCGCAGGGGGTCTGGTACGAAGACGTCCACGGCAAGAGATACCTCGACGGGCTCTCTGGTGTCTTCGTGGTCAACGTGGGCCACGGGAACAGGAGGGTGATCGACGCGATGAAGCAGCAGCTCGACGAGCTGGCGTTCGCGCCCCCCCTCCACGCCACCAACATGCGCGCCATAGAGCTGGCAGCCCTCCTGGCCAAGGTGACCCCCGGGGACCTGCACACGTTCAAGCTCCTCAGCGGCGGCTCCGAGGCGACAGAATCGGCGATGAAGCTCGCGCGTCAGTACCACAGGCAGACGGGCCACCCGCAGAAGTACAAGGTGGTCTCCAGGTACGAGGGGTACCACGGCGCGACGCTGGGCGCGCTGGCGGCGTCCGGGGTGACGAAGAGGAGGTCGACCTTCGAGCCCCTCCCTGGGGGGTA harbors:
- a CDS encoding aspartate aminotransferase family protein → MQMKDFAKDPLVMKSAQGVWYEDVHGKRYLDGLSGVFVVNVGHGNRRVIDAMKQQLDELAFAPPLHATNMRAIELAALLAKVTPGDLHTFKLLSGGSEATESAMKLARQYHRQTGHPQKYKVVSRYEGYHGATLGALAASGVTKRRSTFEPLPGGYVHVFPPTCYRCPYGLKYPECGVLCASIVESVIKQEDPATVSSLIVEPIGNT